The genomic DNA CAATTACGTAATCTGTGTCCATATAGGACCAACACAAGATATTAACataatatttaagtattttttttttgttaccgtTTCGCGCTCACAGCCACGTTGAAGTGAAACTAAAAACTAGCCCTCTTCCGATAAACAGGATGTAGGCTGTTACATTTCtaagaaaacgttttttatacatatatatatatatgcaacgttgaattaaaaatgttatttaagtCTAAATAAGCAATTTACTtcatagccaaaaaaaattatttcataaaGGATCAATTTAAGGatgaattattgttttaattactgttttcttattatatatcttgttcttttctttctttttttttcttattattgtttttataatctGGAAGTCAGTAAAAGCCCTGAAGGATCTTAACATCTAAATTTGTGGACTTTAAGAAgagaaactttaaagaaaaacaaattcatagCCAATGATGTCCTCTAgtgtgcaaaaacaaacattacaccTTAACTCACAGAAATGCAGTGAAAGACTGTGAAATACCAACTAAAGACTTACTTTTTTGTGCTCCACTGAACTCAATACAAATGCAGGCCAGAAGAAgatatattaaaatgtgttataaattaaaatgtgtttttcttgtgaaataaatgtgttaagCAACTCAAAGTGAGAatagttttacaaaaatgtcacaatgcTCACATCTTGCAAAGTCACCATTGCAAATGACAAACTATTCAACTGGTCCTCtcggtaaaataaaggttacatcaaaaagaaagttttttttttctttatatactcaAAGTCAAACAAGTCTGTGATAGCCTTCTTCCTTTTTTGGTGTTAAAACAATCTGATTAGAATTGCGTGGCAGTTGAGAAAACTGaacaataacttttttgttCTATTACAAAATAGTTGCAGCTAAAACTCACACTTTTAGtgaatgtgaaaaataaattattttctaatttttcagcatgcacaaagctttttttaggtttagggtaaaacaatacatttattttacaaccACAATGTTGGCTgtgccttttatttattttcaacttaTTTATGTAACCCAATAGCAAAGAAAAAGTAATGATGTTGTTAGAAATTTTGGAAGTCACCAAATTAACCCCAGGAGGCAGAAATTATACTTCTGTCCTTCTTTTaccagcatttttgttttgcaaatctGACAAAAAACCTTTGACAGTGAGAAATGCCACTGAAGACAGACTTTGAGTATAATGCTGCTTCACTTAACTTTGAAACATGCTGGGAATCCAACATGATTTAACCATTTCCATAAggtattaagaaataaaaaaaatggttccaaaatattttgtttcccTGTTTGTGGTCACTTCTGctttccttttaaaattaatcTACATTTCTGTGATACATGTACTCTCAGCTGCTATCCAAAAGAACAAGTTCTTTGctcctttactttttttttttttttttttacattttttccttgttgtcttgttttgcttttcatcTAAAGTGGACAGCctatattttttccatatttttggaCATAACGGACTAAAGCTGAAATGTGTTTCCAGTGCTTACAGTACCGAAATAATCTTGTAATGAGTTATAATTTTAACAGAGCAATAATGTGATGTAGGggatttgtttttaagtataaataatacatttgtatcattttgaagCAACTTATACAACACCCAACCTCTTGccacattttattcttttatgacAAAAAGATCCGAGACAAGCAGAACTTTTTCCTTGGGCGCTCAGAGGTTTAGTCTTGTATGTGTGACAACACGAGCGGTCGAGGTACGGGGTGTTGGACACGCTAAATTTATAAGCACAGGATCACACAGTTCTgggagtttttaaaatacataatttattacaattaaaatatcaCCCCACACACGTGCCCCATGCCATACAACAGTGAAGGGACGGAGAAGTCCAACCCAGGTAGCTGGAATTCAGGTTGGCTGATcgcaggtgggggcgtgtctgtctttGTACTGTTGCCTTCATGTGGTGTTGGTGGGCGggagtttcctcaatttttagacaatattgtggaaaattcatgtcggtccccttcccacaataaaataatggttggtttcctctttggatttttcacatatatatacacataaaaCTGTCTATTTCCTTGGGATAAACTTGAAATCCatttcatctgctctgttcaCAGAAAGGAACACTTGCAGCAGTGCCCATGTCGTGCAAAGGTGAAAAAGACTGCACTGTGTGGATTGAAATTGTAAAGAGAATTGATGAGAGAACTAAAGCAGAAGAGCAATGTactaagtaaaaaaagaaggaataaGTAGAAAACACCTTCTTGGTTCTTTGCTCAGGTATTTCTGCactgtttgaaataaaactgagaaCTAATtgtctgatgttttttctttagttaaagGTCACGTTAATCAGGTTTTACTTCAGCATAATGGTATAAGGAAGAATGTCACAGGGATACACTgtcatacaaaaataaagacacaaaactCACACACATGGCACTACAAAAATTAAAGAGTGAATTGATATTAACAACAGGACAACAAAAATGGGAGAAAATCAATCCTCTCTGAGTTTATTGGAGTGTTGTTCATTACATGCAAGTCAATATTACAATCAACACTGTTACATTAATGgttaaagactttaaaactgtgaggATTCATGTTTTTTCGTGAATACATTCTCAGTTACATTATAGCAATATTATCAAAAACAATGGAATGTGTCATTAAGATCCAGTTTGTAATGCaattataaatgttaaaagagaATACAGTAAATTAGAAAACATTATAAGTGTTGTATCCCCATTGTTTAGTCGTCCTCTCTTCATACGCTCATAGTGACCTGGATGAACTGAGGACACACAAATATTGCTGTTATTGTTAAAACTTGACAagtggtaattaaaaaaacagaaatatctgATAAAAGTGTCTCACTGCCACTATATGGCTCTAATCTTGTGCAATTAAAGCAGcttaaagaacagaaaaatacatatttaattaaaaaaaacttttttttttggtcagtgtAAAACACTATATGAGCTAGAACATAGTTTATAAGTTTCTACACATAGAAAAATACTACTCTCCCTAATtggataaaaaaattacaatctCATATTATTAAAGCacaattttattcatgttttggaCTTGACTTGAAAAGGCTCATTTAAATAGATTACCTAAAATTAGAcctcttttttaatcatttatttgcCTTTTGGTTACTCCTTTTGAGAGTCATCACAGTAAATTTTTCACCTTTATCTAAGCTTCTCCTCTCACcgcacaaaaaatgtcaaaccatCTCACTCTGCTTTCTGGCATTTATCTCTAAAACCTCTAAAATGAGCTGTTCCTCTGATGAATTCCTTCCTGATCGTGTACATCCTCGTCACTCtcagagaacctcaacatcttcagctctgcTACTGAgtatttaaagactcactccaatgaaaattgtgtttctagcttgttcttgtagcattttctcacatttatttagaaaattatgattataacttaatttctgagtatttctttattcaaatcattgtggatcaggagcaaacgaaaaaaaatacagttttaaaaagcttgtaCTTGTTACGTACAAaactacaagctccctgctctgattaattctgatgcatccgatAAATAGATTGAACATCTATGTTTTCTTCgcctgagctggcatctggatcaaaaccgtACAGCTGGATCACTCCGATATTGCTCAACAATTTTGTTGGGCTATGTAAGGTGcagtaagctagcgggagagagtgtaaacaaagggatgatgggaaataagggcaggcttactttgcTCCAACAGTCCTATCACAACTTAGAAggatatttctaaataaatattatcgCTTTTCAAAAACTAAGTCCTAAAAACTGGCAGATTTTTGGACTTTTGTCTGAAAACAACataatcctatttttaaaaaatagatccaaCTGGATTGTAGAGAGACTTTAAACATCTGAATCCCAACATCAATCCTTTGAAAGAAAGTAATACCTTTCTTGGTtagaaattttttaaattaagaaaaaaaaaaaaaaatgtaatatttaaaagattaaaaaagtttaaactcaCATCATCGTACTGAAATAAGGCGTTTCCGCTCTGGTTTGTGTCCCTTCTTCGGAAATGGTctaataaaaaagagagaaagagatgtcaatatcaataataaaacatcTTACTACTCATTATAAGTCAGGGTAATTGGCTGGATCTAATTCTTTATGCCATCAACCCAAACTATTTCTGTGTAagactttagaaaaacacatttgagatAAAATCAGATTAGAtcaaaaagtgaataaaaaatgtaggacattataaattataaatgcTCAGAGTAGAAAGCTCCTCCATTGAGGtaataaaaatctataaagtTTTGCAACAACctgataaaatataaaaaaggtaaaataagtTTTATACAAAAAGACACACGAGAAAAGGCCGAATGCTCAAACAAGTttctgaaagatgaaaaaaggctTGATTTGGGTTTTTCTCACCGGTAAGAGCCCGCAGTCTCACGCTGCAGCTGACAAAATCATCGAAGGGGATTCTGCCGTGATTGCTGTAGCGCTTCATGATGCAGTTCATGGCCTGAGGGCTCAGATTGTACCCTAAACAAAGAGATACACTACTTAGATTTGGATTTATGTGATCCCCTGAAGCAGAGGAAGCTTTAAAAGGCTCATCTGGactcagttttttaaaaaagtctggatttttaaaacattttctattatgTCGCCATCCTGGATAACTGAGTCTTCTTCACATTAATTTAGCGTCTATTGTTTTAATAAGCTTTTTCTGGATAAATGAACTGCCATGAGGTAGAAACAGAGAAGTTTAGAAACAAAGTTTACACAAACATTCAGAAATATcgactatttttttccttccttttacagactaaagaaaaataatttcatgtCCAGTTATACCTTTAAAAACTGCAGTAAACAAAAATCTATCAACGAGAAAACTGAGCTCCAGCAAAACTTCAGAATTAATTTAAAGGCTGACTTGTCCACGTATtccattttgttctttcatgATACATGTGTGAATTACATAAGTCATAACTGTGTTTTGTGTTCCTCATTAGGGGATTTTTTGCTTCCTGggccacaaaaggttctaaaatttgactgaAGGGCCAGACCAGGAGCGGATGCTTGGAGTGTTTTGATGATCcacctcataaaagaaaaaaatgacatagaaTCTGGACGAAAACATGCTttagttttggtaaaaaataatctagaaattgaaaaagaacatttggaagcatttttgtttttgaaattgtggcttttgttctcatttttgtcCCAAATCTCCTGATGGATCGATGTCCATCaaggaaaaacagcaaatatggagaaatgctgcattcatgtcctcttggaaaattggaaaaattagCGTTCGACTGGATAAACACCCACGaatgttagaaaaacaacaaatcttccaaccccacataaatgcagaataactttctgctcCTAAACAAATCGATTTACTTGTAGTGCACAATCTCTGGGGAGACagcagaattacagggaaaataaaacactatttaaggattatcaatataattaaaCAGTTTAATGGGCTGCATATGGACGTAGTTTTTCCACCCTCGGGTTGGCAAGTCTTTACATGAATCAGtttgagctgttcaaaattTTGGGTCTGTTGTGTATGTGCAGATTATATGCAATTATTATGTAAATCTAATGaaattgtgtgtgatttttggCAAGATGCATATGCAAATTTTGGTGGTTTATTCGTACTACTTGTGTGGTTTTAATGTGGCTCAGCCATTGAAAATTTCGCGAAACTTTCTCACTTTTTCCGCACATATTCAATGACCAATTGCGCAAATCGTACGTAGCAGCAGTGTGACACGGCCATAAGATAAGGTATTGAGTATTCAATCTGCTAACAGTTTGAAACAGATCAAGGAAAAGACGTGTGACCTCTCGAGTTTGACCCGTACCTAAGGTCCTGATggcctgctgcagctcctggcCCTCTATTGTTCCACTGTGGTCTCGATCAAAGGACACAAAGGTTCCCTTCCAGGCGTTCAGAGCCTGCCACAGTTCCTTAAACTCGTTGAAGCCCATGGTGCCGGACATGTCTCTCTGAAGACAGCATCTGTCAAGGACCTCTAGCATATCTGACATAAAAACCTGAccaaagaaataatcaaaatgtgCGATAGTAGCAGTGATATTGAGGACCTGCTGGGAAAGAAATACATCATACTGACTCTGCTGTACAGCAGTTTGTTTAGAAGGATACGTCCAGCATGTTGATCATAAGGATGCAGGTCTCCAGGCTGAAAGCTAGAAATAAAACTCATATTattagtcctttttttttctaaaagtagaGAAGGTTGCAGAACTGAAGAACAAAAGCTGCTGCTCTCACGCTTGTATGTGCCGGAGATGCCGGATTGAGTGAGGCAGGCCTGCAGCTCGTCCGCTGTGATCTGTCCATCCTggataaaagttatttatttatgaagcacATGAGTAGCATGAACACACAAGACAATGAAACTAGCTCTTTTACACAcagtagaaaaagtaaaacatgcaGAAAGGTGGAAGAAGCCATAAAGGTTAAAGTTCACCAACAGAAGGTGGCAAAATGCAGACCAATAACCGACAGTTGTTGCACAAAAGTAACAGGAAGTAGCATTGCTACAATGAATGAACTTCTCCAAATTTGGTGAGgatgtaattttaattaaatgggTTTCTTACGTGTCCGGCCACTGCCGAGAAATATCCATAAAGAGGATCCTgctgctgaaaaaacaaaacaaaacaaaaaacaaagtcaaaactatttttatttgaggagtttgacacttttaagattagatgaaacaaacaaaattggaGTCTTAAACATCCAACTTAGAAATTAACATGGAAAAAAGTAATGTGACTCATATTAATCAATTTATCTATAAATCAACctttgtttaatttgtattaGATTGTATATAAAGTATTGCTCcagtactttttttatttaacaagttttttttaaatatatttctattaaacTCAAATTGTGCTTAAAGTTCTCctttaatcatattttgatccattttaaaagcgttcccagcgTTCTTTACGTTATGATtatgcaggagttcatcagaaatttggcTCAGAGTTTCAGGGAAAACAGTAGagcagaagtaagcctccacttatttcccacaatccttttgtttacactctctcctgctaatTTACAGCCCCTACAACAAAAGCTAACATACTGGTGCAACACAATGGTAGCAATATCGGAgaaatccagccgtacagttttgagccagatgaagaaaacatcacaaataGATTTATGAACATCTGTTcataaatctatttgtctgcagttgtttgcttataaatggagcggagcaagtagcttgtggcccgcccatttTACTTGCATCACAAAAGAGTTTTTCTACGAaatcttttcatctgctcctgattcatctcgatttaaataaagaaatactcagaaaaatagtaaataatagtaatagtaatagtaaataatcttatttttctaaacacgtCTTCTATTaagagaaaaatgcagcaagaacaagttaaaaaacacagtttttgttggAGTAGCCctctaaagacaaaaaaaacaagtgattcCTGATGTTATCCTTCTAGTATAACAAGTTATTCTTTGTATCTTAGCATAATTTTAAACcacttttatcagtttttatcaTAGGGCGCCAATGCAGAGGAGACCTGTGAATGACCTCTGACTAATCTACAAACTTTGTTGATCTTTGATCTCCTGGACATGATTCAGAAAACCATGAGGAgtgttaaatatgtttaataaaCCTATGGGCATGTCACCATAAACTATAATTTCCAAAACTGCCATAAAAAGTAATTGCtacaatcaaaataatacattaacaTCAAGATCTTTTGTAAAACCATGTTGACACTCAGGTTAAAACCACTTAATTGCaaatataaatcatttaaatgaataTAATAATATACTTTGGTTTAAAACcgacattttttaattacaaaaaataaatctgaatgtaataaaaatatatgttattttagcaatttatttattagtcaTCTAACTGGTTAAAAGTCTAACATCcgttcatattttatgataaCCTTAGGCTTTGGTTTATCTTAAGAATAAAGTCTagagaataaaaaagtaaattacttGGAATTAAAACAGTCTATAAAGTGCAGAAGTGTAACTCTATATTCAGATTGTATTCAGTACGCGGCTGCATTGTTGCAGTTTCTTACCATTCCCGGGACTCCTCCGGGTGGTGCTCCATATCCAGGATAGGCCATTTGTGTGATATCTCACAGGAAAACAAgccaattaaaagaaaaacttcgcTGTTTTTGCAAGGATGTGTCTGGCTGTGGACACAAACACTTCAAAGCAAAGTGCAAGAACTTCAGAGTCGTTTGATTTTTATAGCCTACGGCAGAAACGATGGGAAAACAGGAGGTTTAAGCGAGAATTAAGTGTGAAAGCGTCAGCCTGTTTGCGGATTTTTTTCGAGTGACCAGTTTCCTGACTGCAGGGAACCATGCTGCATTCCTATTGGAGGAGAGGCACCACGTGACGCATGGACTATCCCCTGGCCGTGCCTTTGGGTGACTAACGAAGTTATTCATCTGttgtaaataagtaaataaataaacaggcaACATTTTAAGCCAATTCAAGGTTAAATAATgtcaaacaaattatttttatctaaaaaaatattctggtt from Oryzias melastigma strain HK-1 linkage group LG16, ASM292280v2, whole genome shotgun sequence includes the following:
- the LOC112143113 gene encoding sorcin produces the protein MAYPGYGAPPGGVPGMQQDPLYGYFSAVAGHDGQITADELQACLTQSGISGTYKPFSLETCILMINMLDRDMSGTMGFNEFKELWQALNAWKGTFVSFDRDHSGTIEGQELQQAIRTLGYNLSPQAMNCIMKRYSNHGRIPFDDFVSCSVRLRALTDHFRRRDTNQSGNALFQYDDFIQVTMSV